In Candidatus Acidulodesulfobacterium acidiphilum, the following are encoded in one genomic region:
- a CDS encoding outer membrane lipoprotein carrier protein LolA produces MKAKLLKLFIFFLVLQSFITLYFTGKSYAESNNTVNKIEAKYKNVYSIAAYFYQKEEIPGYSQNMAFKGYFYYKRHKGMAWIYEYPFHKRQVLKNGRLYIVNKNMRKVTVINVSGERGGFPPNVVEVIGNLTHYFKVISVFKKSSLNEIILVLKPIKMQRAKKIYVGFGSGNLKIKYLKIITYQGQTIIFKYKNVKFNGSIKDKIFSVNFPSYYKIIKAN; encoded by the coding sequence ATGAAAGCCAAATTGTTAAAATTATTTATATTTTTTTTAGTTTTGCAATCTTTTATTACGCTATATTTTACAGGCAAATCTTATGCCGAATCTAATAATACGGTTAATAAAATAGAGGCAAAATATAAAAACGTTTATTCAATAGCGGCATATTTTTATCAAAAGGAAGAGATACCCGGTTATTCTCAAAATATGGCGTTTAAGGGATATTTTTATTATAAAAGACATAAAGGAATGGCATGGATTTATGAATACCCTTTTCATAAAAGGCAGGTTTTAAAAAACGGCAGACTTTATATCGTCAATAAAAATATGAGAAAAGTAACGGTAATAAACGTAAGCGGCGAAAGAGGAGGATTTCCGCCTAACGTCGTAGAAGTAATCGGAAACCTTACCCATTATTTTAAGGTAATAAGCGTATTTAAAAAGTCCTCATTAAACGAAATAATACTTGTTTTAAAACCTATAAAAATGCAGAGGGCTAAAAAAATATACGTCGGTTTCGGTTCCGGAAATTTAAAAATAAAATATTTAAAAATTATTACTTATCAGGGACAGACGATTATTTTTAAATATAAAAACGTTAAATTTAACGGCAGTATAAAAGATAAAATTTTCAGCGTTAATTTTCCGTCGTATTATAAAATAATTAAAGCAAATTAA
- a CDS encoding YajQ family cyclic di-GMP-binding protein: MPSFDIASKADMQEVDNAINQAIKEITGRYDFKGTKSEIKRQDNIITLLGDDDYKLTAVIDILKGKLIKRGVSVKFLDFKKKEEASKGMMRQEVEIKEGVDKESSKKIIQEIKKIAPKAGVENLKDHLRVNSKSKDELQNIIAHLKAFPIDIELIYINFRD, encoded by the coding sequence GTGCCTTCTTTCGATATAGCGTCAAAAGCCGATATGCAGGAAGTCGACAATGCAATTAATCAGGCTATAAAAGAAATAACCGGCAGATACGATTTTAAAGGAACCAAAAGCGAAATTAAGCGCCAGGATAACATCATTACTCTTTTGGGCGACGACGATTACAAACTGACCGCCGTTATAGATATATTAAAAGGCAAACTTATAAAACGCGGAGTTTCCGTTAAATTTTTGGATTTTAAGAAAAAAGAGGAAGCGTCCAAAGGAATGATGCGGCAGGAAGTAGAAATTAAAGAAGGAGTCGATAAAGAGTCTTCAAAGAAAATTATACAGGAAATAAAAAAAATAGCGCCCAAAGCAGGAGTTGAAAACCTTAAAGACCATCTGCGCGTCAATTCAAAATCTAAGGACGAGCTTCAAAATATTATTGCCCATTTAAAAGCTTTTCCGATAGATATAGAATTGATATATATTAATTTCAGGGATTAA